The Sediminispirochaeta smaragdinae DSM 11293 genome has a segment encoding these proteins:
- a CDS encoding winged helix-turn-helix transcriptional regulator: protein MTYDEFLQAVKTNTLPEISREHPVTQALVMLQGKWKNHILYELLCHGRMRFGEIKKLVPEITNTMLAATLRELESYGLIHRIQYNEIPPHVEYYLTDKGKDLMPVYYEIFKWAYMHLNDSHAKEPGNT from the coding sequence ATGACCTATGACGAGTTCCTGCAAGCAGTTAAGACGAATACATTACCGGAAATTAGTCGGGAACATCCCGTTACTCAGGCTCTTGTTATGTTGCAGGGCAAATGGAAGAATCATATTCTTTATGAATTATTGTGCCATGGCAGGATGCGCTTCGGTGAAATAAAAAAATTAGTACCTGAAATCACGAACACAATGTTGGCTGCGACATTACGCGAATTGGAATCCTATGGTCTGATTCATCGAATCCAATACAATGAAATTCCTCCTCATGTTGAATACTATTTAACTGATAAAGGAAAAGATTTAATGCCTGTTTACTATGAGATTTTTAAATGGGCATATATGCATCTCAACGACTCACATGCAAAAGAACCCGGTAATACTTAA
- a CDS encoding glycoside hydrolase family 127 protein, which produces MQNRQTVSLDKIHITDEFWSRYLDLVQYEMLPYQWKAINDEIPEAPPSHSIENFRIAAHEKEGAYYGALFQDTDVYKWLEGVSYILAQRCDSFLEQQADKVVELIAQAQCDDGYLDTYVILHPEYERWSNLMEGHELYCAGHLIEAAVAYYCATGKHMILTVATRFADLICQTFGDGDGQIHGYPGHPEIELALVKLADVTGNGAYLRQAKYFLDRRGSGKNWFLAEEERPGFHHQFPEFADYDPRYSQSHLPVREQKTAEGHAVRAVYLYCGMVDVAERTQDETLLRAAGTIWDNIVGRRMYLTGSIGSSGVLERFTCDYDLPNERNYSESCASIGLLQLGIRLARLYKDASYIDVAELALYNTVLAGVALDGKSFFYVNPLEVVPETCMSHTSMAHVKPVRQKWFGVACCPPNIARTIASLGLFVYSLEDATVFLNFFVSNTADLPDGTHIEVKTDYPRENTIEVMMSEIKEIRTLAIRVPHFARNYRVILGSQEIPYAKTLHRGYCHIALDGVQTVSIRITFEAPPVFVRANSRVAADAGKVAIKRGPQVYCAEETDNGKPLSAVYVDTSHRPEEQRAENGVVTVHFSGYRRTGNSTALYSTDDSFIMEKTEFVAVPYYCWGNRTPGEMAVWLKELIRLPDEGKK; this is translated from the coding sequence ATGCAAAACCGACAAACCGTATCGCTTGACAAGATACATATCACCGACGAATTCTGGTCCAGATACCTGGACCTTGTTCAATATGAAATGTTGCCGTACCAGTGGAAGGCAATCAACGACGAGATTCCCGAAGCCCCGCCAAGCCACAGCATTGAAAACTTCAGAATTGCGGCACACGAGAAAGAAGGGGCCTACTACGGGGCGCTTTTCCAGGATACCGATGTCTATAAATGGCTCGAAGGTGTCTCCTACATCCTGGCCCAGCGCTGCGATTCGTTCTTGGAACAGCAGGCGGACAAGGTCGTGGAATTGATAGCCCAAGCCCAGTGCGACGACGGCTATCTCGATACGTACGTCATTCTGCATCCGGAATATGAGCGCTGGTCCAACCTTATGGAAGGGCATGAACTGTATTGTGCCGGACATCTCATCGAAGCGGCGGTCGCCTACTATTGCGCAACGGGCAAGCATATGATACTCACCGTTGCAACCCGTTTCGCCGATCTCATCTGCCAAACATTCGGGGACGGGGATGGGCAGATCCACGGATATCCCGGACATCCGGAGATTGAGCTGGCGCTTGTGAAGCTGGCGGATGTGACGGGAAACGGTGCATATCTCAGGCAAGCGAAATATTTTCTGGACAGGCGGGGCTCGGGAAAAAATTGGTTCCTTGCGGAAGAAGAACGGCCGGGTTTCCATCACCAGTTTCCCGAATTCGCCGATTATGATCCCCGTTATTCACAGAGCCATCTCCCTGTCAGAGAACAGAAGACCGCCGAGGGGCATGCCGTACGGGCCGTGTATCTGTACTGCGGAATGGTCGATGTGGCGGAACGTACACAGGACGAAACGCTTTTGCGTGCCGCCGGGACCATTTGGGATAATATCGTCGGACGACGCATGTATCTGACCGGCAGTATCGGTTCCTCAGGGGTGCTGGAACGCTTTACGTGCGATTACGATTTACCTAACGAACGCAACTACAGCGAAAGCTGTGCGTCTATAGGACTGCTGCAGTTGGGAATTCGGCTGGCCCGGCTGTATAAGGATGCCTCCTATATCGATGTCGCTGAACTTGCGCTGTACAATACTGTTCTTGCCGGCGTTGCTCTGGACGGCAAGAGCTTTTTCTACGTTAATCCCCTGGAAGTCGTTCCCGAGACATGCATGAGCCATACAAGCATGGCGCACGTCAAGCCGGTCAGGCAAAAGTGGTTTGGCGTAGCCTGTTGTCCTCCCAACATTGCCCGGACGATTGCTTCACTGGGGCTATTTGTGTACAGCCTTGAAGATGCGACCGTATTCCTCAACTTCTTCGTTTCAAATACGGCGGACCTGCCCGATGGGACGCATATCGAAGTGAAGACGGACTATCCGAGGGAAAATACTATTGAGGTGATGATGTCGGAGATAAAGGAAATAAGGACCCTGGCTATCCGTGTGCCGCATTTTGCCCGTAATTACCGGGTCATTCTTGGATCGCAGGAAATTCCGTATGCGAAAACACTGCATCGAGGATACTGCCATATTGCGCTGGACGGCGTACAGACCGTATCGATACGCATAACGTTCGAAGCGCCTCCGGTGTTCGTCCGTGCGAATTCCCGCGTTGCCGCCGACGCGGGTAAAGTAGCGATCAAACGGGGACCGCAGGTATATTGTGCAGAAGAGACGGACAACGGGAAGCCTCTGTCTGCCGTGTACGTCGATACTTCGCACAGGCCCGAGGAGCAGAGGGCGGAAAATGGTGTTGTAACGGTCCACTTCTCCGGCTACCGCCGGACCGGAAACAGCACTGCATTGTATTCGACAG
- a CDS encoding aconitase X — MHLTIEEEKMLEGKYGNAVRKSMEILVRVGKCYDAARMIPIVSAHAGGGRFLAGKAGAMFMSLCRQYLYPACDG, encoded by the coding sequence ATGCATCTAACTATAGAAGAAGAGAAGATGTTGGAAGGCAAGTACGGTAACGCTGTCCGGAAATCGATGGAAATCCTTGTTCGCGTAGGTAAGTGCTATGACGCTGCCAGGATGATACCTATCGTGTCTGCTCATGCAGGAGGAGGACGCTTTCTTGCAGGTAAGGCCGGGGCGATGTTTATGAGCTTATGTCGCCAGTACCTGTACCCCGCATGTGATGGGTAA
- a CDS encoding carbohydrate ABC transporter permease — protein MTKHTIFPVSRVLLSLFLICVLIIMILPFAWLIISSFRPNTELFREPFAVPRHLSFQNYVSVFKSQPILLYFGNTVVVAVCATFLCSFVSVLASYAFMYAFPAATKVAAFLAIGLFIPTNAFLVPYYVMITKIGLYDSAMGIMFVYAGINLPQSLMIIKGYMGSIPKTILEAADIDGASSHMILRKIVLPISVPGIVTACIFIIINCWNELLFANLLSQSDVSRTIQVAIRSFLTTFSANYAHAFAAMVISILPTIIIYAFLTDKIIGGMTAGAVKG, from the coding sequence ATGACAAAACATACTATATTTCCGGTAAGCAGGGTCTTGCTTTCGCTGTTCCTTATCTGTGTCCTCATCATCATGATTCTTCCGTTTGCCTGGCTCATCATCTCGTCATTCCGGCCGAATACAGAATTATTCAGGGAACCTTTCGCCGTACCCCGGCACTTGTCGTTCCAAAATTACGTTTCGGTATTCAAAAGCCAGCCGATCCTCCTGTATTTCGGTAATACCGTCGTCGTAGCTGTATGTGCGACATTCCTCTGTTCATTCGTTTCTGTCTTGGCTTCGTATGCATTCATGTATGCCTTTCCCGCTGCTACGAAGGTGGCTGCCTTCCTGGCGATCGGACTGTTTATACCTACCAATGCTTTTTTGGTACCGTATTATGTTATGATCACGAAAATCGGGCTGTACGACAGCGCCATGGGAATCATGTTTGTCTATGCTGGGATAAACTTACCGCAGAGCCTCATGATCATCAAAGGATATATGGGTTCAATTCCCAAAACGATTCTTGAAGCTGCCGATATCGACGGAGCCTCTTCCCACATGATCCTGCGAAAAATTGTGCTGCCGATAAGCGTTCCGGGAATCGTTACGGCATGTATTTTCATCATCATAAACTGCTGGAACGAACTCTTGTTCGCCAATCTCCTAAGCCAGAGCGATGTGTCCCGGACTATCCAGGTCGCCATCCGTTCGTTCCTTACCACCTTCAGTGCTAACTATGCCCATGCTTTTGCGGCAATGGTTATTTCGATTCTGCCTACCATCATTATTTATGCCTTCCTTACCGACAAGATCATCGGAGGTATGACGGCCGGTGCCGTAAAGGGGTAA
- a CDS encoding ABC transporter substrate-binding protein — protein sequence MKKIILCLMFLLCLFPLFATGNKEEQATSGKANVIEISLYHSWSTDTQRGKALNDIIAKFNEEHAGSIKVNVDINPDFPAYQEKIKAMISAGNPPDIFHYNFNPNDLSRQRSGKLMDFAPYMDDTWRSRFNEGDLKALTIDGKLTSIPFEKAGALIYYNKDLFAKDGYTSFPTTWDELFKAFEKLGKDGMKGISLYTADDAWHATNLLSYLAASAGGTEFFNKTDVDLNTPAMIKGATYLAKAFAMTTGDAIGANYSVSVNNFSAGKTAMVIDGPWLIGSLDDDIKGHVAIAPAPTFGDGVVKPGFTVTDAQTPWAASTQTDKAKEEAIVEFMKFVTNAENTRDLTLNGSVFLSPHLDLDGVDLGNVDPLMVQYITINSTAPESIVNIQRNLKLAANAQIPSLMESLALGMITPQEFAQQLAQDNQ from the coding sequence ATGAAAAAGATCATTTTGTGTCTCATGTTCCTGCTCTGTCTTTTCCCGCTGTTTGCAACGGGAAACAAGGAAGAACAGGCGACGTCGGGAAAGGCGAATGTCATCGAGATTAGTCTCTACCACAGCTGGAGTACTGACACCCAGCGTGGAAAGGCCCTCAACGATATCATCGCCAAATTCAACGAGGAACATGCCGGGTCCATCAAGGTCAACGTAGACATCAACCCGGACTTTCCCGCTTACCAGGAAAAGATCAAGGCCATGATATCGGCGGGGAATCCTCCGGATATTTTTCACTACAACTTTAATCCGAATGACCTGTCCAGACAGCGGTCGGGTAAATTGATGGATTTCGCCCCCTACATGGACGATACATGGAGATCGCGGTTCAATGAGGGAGACCTCAAGGCGTTGACGATCGACGGGAAACTGACTTCCATACCCTTTGAGAAAGCTGGTGCCCTTATCTATTACAACAAGGATCTGTTCGCAAAGGACGGATATACATCGTTCCCGACTACCTGGGATGAATTGTTCAAGGCGTTCGAGAAGCTTGGGAAAGACGGCATGAAGGGTATTTCCCTCTATACAGCGGACGATGCATGGCATGCGACGAATCTTCTTTCCTACCTTGCGGCAAGCGCTGGAGGAACGGAATTCTTTAACAAGACGGATGTCGATCTCAATACTCCCGCAATGATAAAAGGTGCCACCTACCTTGCGAAGGCTTTCGCCATGACGACCGGAGACGCCATCGGGGCGAATTACAGTGTCAGCGTAAATAATTTTTCTGCCGGGAAGACTGCTATGGTCATAGACGGCCCGTGGCTGATAGGCTCTCTTGACGACGATATCAAGGGGCATGTGGCCATTGCCCCTGCACCAACGTTCGGCGACGGCGTCGTAAAACCGGGTTTTACGGTTACCGATGCCCAAACCCCGTGGGCTGCCTCAACGCAAACGGATAAGGCGAAAGAGGAAGCCATCGTGGAATTTATGAAATTCGTCACCAATGCGGAAAATACCAGGGATCTGACGCTCAACGGTAGTGTCTTTCTTTCCCCTCATCTCGATTTGGACGGTGTTGATCTCGGTAATGTCGATCCGCTCATGGTCCAGTATATAACCATCAATTCCACGGCTCCTGAGAGTATCGTGAACATCCAGAGGAATCTCAAGCTGGCCGCGAATGCCCAGATTCCTTCGCTGATGGAAAGCCTGGCGCTTGGTATGATCACTCCACAGGAATTCGCGCAGCAATTGGCACAAGACAATCAATGA
- a CDS encoding carbohydrate ABC transporter permease: MTTKQRTLYLLPAICMTVIFFIVPFVYLLYVGFFQWDGLTPMKFVGIGNYRKVLADPVFRISVRNTIIWMLTATFIHVPLGLLLAFLLDRRPRGWKVYRFAFFIPNIISTTAIAFLWYFLYHVDLGLINGILELIGLGTYRHGWLNEPATALFCNQVPFALYVGLTMVIFMTQLSTISPDIFEAARIDGAVGWRKDWYISLPLVRPAIITNLMLNLAFCLKTFEYPFLMTGGGPANSTMNLSLYIYREMMQSNRYGYSMVGGLATIILGCIVMGIILWVQKRMKEEEL, encoded by the coding sequence ATGACCACAAAGCAAAGAACGCTCTATCTGCTACCTGCCATATGTATGACCGTCATATTTTTCATCGTCCCGTTCGTCTATCTGCTCTACGTCGGATTTTTCCAATGGGATGGTTTGACCCCAATGAAATTCGTCGGGATCGGAAACTACCGTAAGGTACTTGCAGATCCCGTATTCAGGATTTCCGTACGCAATACCATTATTTGGATGCTGACAGCGACGTTCATTCATGTTCCGCTCGGTCTTTTACTAGCCTTCCTGCTAGACAGGAGGCCGAGAGGATGGAAGGTATACCGTTTCGCTTTCTTCATCCCGAATATCATATCGACGACCGCGATAGCCTTCCTGTGGTATTTCCTGTATCATGTGGATCTCGGTTTGATCAACGGCATCCTTGAGCTTATCGGGCTGGGTACGTACCGGCACGGTTGGCTCAATGAGCCTGCGACGGCATTGTTTTGCAACCAAGTGCCTTTTGCCTTATATGTCGGACTTACCATGGTCATCTTCATGACGCAGCTATCCACCATCTCTCCCGATATCTTCGAAGCAGCGAGGATCGACGGAGCCGTGGGCTGGAGGAAGGATTGGTATATCTCTCTTCCTCTGGTCCGTCCCGCCATCATCACAAACCTTATGCTTAACTTGGCGTTCTGCCTGAAGACCTTCGAATATCCATTTCTTATGACCGGCGGCGGACCTGCAAACTCCACTATGAACCTATCGCTATACATTTACCGGGAAATGATGCAGTCCAATCGCTACGGATACTCAATGGTTGGCGGTCTCGCGACCATCATTCTCGGTTGCATCGTGATGGGAATTATCCTGTGGGTACAAAAACGCATGAAAGAAGAGGAACTATGA